A part of Streptomyces sp. NBC_00557 genomic DNA contains:
- a CDS encoding SAM-dependent methyltransferase, producing the protein MTQDGGQSVHIDTSKPHPARIYDYLLGGKDNYEVDQVAAGQLAAAAPEVWISVRANRAFLQRAVRYVVGSGVRQILDVGTGLPTSPNVHEVAQELAPDVRVAYVDNDPIVKAHGDALLNRAGTTSIVLADLREPQSIVDHPEVRRVIDFGRPVALFLVAVLHFLRDTDGPEHVVATLRDALPPGSFLVLSHATGDFADDRSEAEAVYDNASASMNLRSRHQVERFFDGFELVEPGLVQVPFWRPDATPPAGSEEIGFYGGVGRKTA; encoded by the coding sequence GTGACTCAGGACGGCGGCCAGTCCGTGCACATCGACACCAGCAAGCCGCATCCCGCACGGATCTACGACTACCTCCTGGGCGGCAAGGACAACTACGAGGTGGACCAGGTGGCGGCCGGCCAACTGGCCGCGGCGGCGCCCGAGGTGTGGATCTCCGTTCGGGCCAACCGCGCGTTCCTGCAGCGTGCGGTCCGGTACGTCGTCGGCAGCGGTGTCCGTCAGATCCTGGACGTCGGCACCGGGCTGCCCACCTCCCCGAACGTGCACGAGGTCGCCCAGGAGCTGGCGCCGGACGTGCGCGTCGCGTACGTCGACAACGACCCGATCGTGAAGGCGCACGGCGACGCGCTGCTCAACCGGGCCGGGACGACGAGCATCGTCCTGGCGGACCTGCGCGAGCCGCAGTCCATCGTCGACCACCCCGAGGTACGCCGGGTCATCGACTTCGGCCGGCCGGTCGCCCTGTTCCTCGTCGCCGTGCTCCACTTCCTCCGCGACACGGACGGGCCCGAGCACGTCGTGGCCACCCTGCGCGACGCACTGCCGCCCGGCAGCTTCCTGGTGCTCTCGCACGCCACGGGCGACTTCGCCGACGACCGCAGCGAGGCCGAGGCCGTCTACGACAACGCGTCCGCCAGCATGAACCTGCGCTCTCGCCACCAGGTCGAACGGTTCTTCGACGGCTTCGAACTGGTCGAGCCGGGGCTGGTACAGGTTCCGTTCTGGCGCCCGGACGCCACGCCTCCGGCGGGTTCCGAGGAGATCGGCTTCTACGGCGGAGTGGGCCGCAAGACGGCCTGA
- a CDS encoding winged helix-turn-helix transcriptional regulator, translating into MTADVTHDSAACKRVDEGITRVFQLLGKRWSGPIVAVLVEQPAHFADLRRAIPGISERMLSDRLAELGAAGLVLREVDEGPPLRVSYRLTEAGAALEPALRELAAWAKAHLPDAPPCPGAERERSAGSAV; encoded by the coding sequence ATGACGGCGGACGTGACCCACGACAGCGCGGCGTGCAAACGGGTGGACGAGGGCATCACCCGTGTCTTCCAGCTGCTCGGAAAGCGCTGGAGCGGGCCGATCGTGGCCGTCCTGGTGGAGCAGCCCGCACACTTCGCCGACCTGCGCCGGGCCATTCCCGGCATCAGCGAGCGCATGCTGTCCGACCGGCTCGCCGAACTCGGCGCGGCGGGCCTCGTGCTCCGAGAGGTGGACGAGGGCCCGCCGCTGCGCGTGTCCTACCGGCTGACCGAGGCGGGGGCCGCCCTGGAGCCGGCGCTGCGGGAACTGGCCGCATGGGCGAAGGCCCACCTTCCGGACGCGCCGCCGTGCCCCGGCGCGGAGCGCGAGCGGTCGGCGGGGTCTGCGGTGTAG
- a CDS encoding thioesterase family protein codes for MYRTTTCASPRALGHREERHPLAASYFERTDRHRYKPTAHASGAWDTDEMHFSPLGGLVVHAIDRYRAERPPSGLLLSRISFDILGRIALDECEILVESIRPGRTIELLEAVVRTADRPVVRARAWLLTAVDTGAVAGGADARLAPPDGLAGQSLGAVWPGGHCASVDVRPVTPSRPGRAAVWVSTDLDLVAGEPSSSLASYVALVDTANGIAVRRSPTEWMFPNVDLTIHLHRQPEGRRLGLDTAVTFGPTGQGLTSSVLHDVHGPVGRAEQLLTVRPLAGR; via the coding sequence ATGTACCGTACAACGACCTGCGCGTCACCCCGCGCGCTCGGACACCGTGAGGAGAGGCACCCGTTGGCCGCCAGCTACTTCGAGCGCACGGACCGGCATCGCTACAAGCCCACCGCCCACGCGAGCGGCGCCTGGGACACCGACGAGATGCACTTCAGCCCGCTCGGCGGACTCGTGGTCCACGCGATCGACCGGTACCGCGCCGAGCGCCCGCCGAGCGGACTGCTGCTGTCCAGGATCAGCTTCGACATCCTCGGAAGGATCGCCCTGGACGAGTGCGAGATCCTGGTGGAGTCGATCCGGCCCGGCCGCACCATCGAGCTGCTCGAAGCGGTCGTGCGCACCGCGGACCGGCCGGTGGTACGGGCCCGGGCCTGGCTGCTGACCGCGGTGGACACCGGCGCCGTGGCCGGCGGCGCCGACGCGCGCCTCGCACCGCCGGACGGGCTCGCCGGTCAGTCGCTGGGCGCCGTCTGGCCCGGCGGTCACTGCGCGTCCGTCGACGTGCGCCCGGTCACCCCCTCCCGGCCGGGCCGCGCCGCCGTCTGGGTATCCACGGACCTCGACCTCGTCGCCGGCGAACCGAGCAGCTCCCTCGCCTCCTACGTCGCCCTCGTCGACACCGCCAACGGCATCGCCGTACGCCGCTCGCCGACCGAGTGGATGTTCCCCAACGTCGACCTCACGATCCATCTGCACCGGCAGCCGGAGGGCCGCCGGCTGGGCCTGGACACCGCGGTCACCTTCGGACCGACCGGGCAGGGCCTCACCAGCAGCGTGCTCCACGACGTCCACGGCCCGGTCGGCCGGGCCGAACAGCTCCTGACGGTACGCCCGTTGGCCGGCCGGTGA
- a CDS encoding glutamate--cysteine ligase: protein MGRDVPALVFTREDRRRYRIKMQACLEALAQMLCESRFESERPQVGLEIELNLVGDDAEPAMRNTEALKAISDPAWSTELGRFNLEINVPPRRLTAGGPDAWESEIRAALNHADERARSIGTRLIMIGILPTLRQEDIGGETLSENPRYQLLNDQIFAARGEDLRIEVDGVDRLRTYADTITPEAACTSTQFHLQVSPEEFAPYWNAAQAIAGVQVALAANAPFLFGKELWHETRIPLFEQATDTRPEEIKVQGVRPRVWFGERWITSVFDLFEENLRYFPALLPLCDEQDPRETLDRGDIPELGELTLHNGTIYRWNRPVYAVSHDVPHIRVENRVLPAGPTVADTLANGAFYYGLTRALVEEDRPVWSRMSFAAAEDNLHTAARHGIDALLYWPGMGEVPASELVLRRLLPLAHRGLEHSGMDDAWREPLLGIIEQRCVAARNGALWQKEMFHRLEATTHAGRHESLRQMTQLYIDYMHLNAPVHTWPVD, encoded by the coding sequence ATGGGACGCGACGTCCCGGCGCTCGTCTTCACCCGCGAGGACCGCCGCCGGTACCGGATCAAGATGCAGGCGTGCCTGGAGGCGCTGGCGCAGATGCTGTGCGAGTCACGGTTCGAGTCCGAACGGCCGCAGGTCGGCCTGGAGATCGAGCTGAACCTCGTCGGCGACGACGCCGAGCCGGCGATGCGCAACACCGAGGCGCTGAAGGCGATCTCCGATCCCGCCTGGTCCACGGAACTGGGCCGGTTCAACCTGGAGATCAACGTGCCGCCCAGGCGGCTCACGGCGGGCGGCCCCGACGCGTGGGAGTCGGAGATCCGCGCCGCGCTCAACCACGCCGACGAGCGGGCCAGGTCGATCGGCACCCGGCTGATCATGATCGGTATCCTGCCCACCCTGCGCCAGGAGGACATCGGCGGGGAGACCCTGTCGGAGAACCCGCGCTACCAGCTCCTCAACGACCAGATCTTCGCGGCCCGCGGCGAGGACCTGCGCATCGAGGTGGACGGCGTGGACCGGCTGCGCACCTACGCGGACACCATCACCCCGGAGGCCGCCTGCACCAGCACCCAGTTCCATCTCCAGGTGTCCCCGGAGGAGTTCGCGCCCTACTGGAACGCGGCGCAGGCGATCGCCGGGGTCCAGGTGGCGCTGGCGGCCAACGCGCCGTTCCTGTTCGGCAAGGAGCTGTGGCACGAGACCCGTATCCCGCTGTTCGAACAGGCCACGGACACCCGCCCGGAGGAGATCAAGGTGCAGGGCGTACGGCCCCGGGTGTGGTTCGGCGAGCGGTGGATCACCAGTGTCTTCGACCTGTTCGAGGAGAACCTGCGGTATTTCCCCGCCCTGCTGCCGCTGTGCGACGAGCAGGACCCGAGGGAGACGCTGGACCGCGGCGACATCCCGGAACTCGGAGAGCTGACGCTGCACAACGGCACGATCTACCGCTGGAACCGCCCGGTGTACGCCGTCTCGCACGACGTCCCGCACATCCGGGTGGAGAACCGGGTGCTGCCCGCCGGCCCGACTGTCGCCGACACCCTCGCCAACGGCGCGTTCTACTACGGCCTGACCCGCGCCCTGGTGGAGGAGGACCGGCCGGTGTGGTCGCGGATGTCGTTCGCGGCCGCCGAGGACAATCTGCACACCGCCGCCCGGCACGGCATCGACGCCCTGCTGTACTGGCCGGGGATGGGTGAAGTGCCCGCGTCCGAACTGGTCCTGCGCAGGCTGCTGCCCCTCGCGCACCGGGGTCTTGAGCACTCCGGCATGGACGACGCGTGGCGGGAGCCGCTGCTCGGCATCATCGAGCAGCGCTGTGTGGCAGCACGCAACGGCGCCCTGTGGCAGAAGGAGATGTTCCACCGCCTGGAGGCCACGACGCACGCCGGCCGCCACGAGTCCCTGCGGCAGATGACGCAGTTGTACATCGACTACATGCACCTCAACGCGCCGGTCCACACCTGGCCGGTGGACTGA
- a CDS encoding SDR family oxidoreductase, whose amino-acid sequence MTSIKDTVALVTGGSRGLGKALVEELYARGAAKVYATARDPRTVTHPDAVPLALEVTDPASVEAAAAQAQDVTLVLNNAGVSVGAHAFLEAPLADVRREFEVNFFGPLLVTRAFVPVVERNGGGHLLNVHSVLSWLGVAGSYSATKAALWSQTNTLRLELRSRGIEVTGLHVGYIDTDMVSGVDAPKSAPRDVAALALDGVEAGAHEVLADDLTRDVKARLSGDLADLYPQLAD is encoded by the coding sequence ATGACCTCGATCAAGGACACCGTCGCGCTGGTCACCGGCGGCAGCCGCGGCCTCGGCAAGGCGCTGGTGGAGGAGCTGTACGCGCGTGGGGCGGCGAAGGTGTACGCCACGGCCCGCGACCCGCGCACCGTGACCCACCCCGACGCCGTGCCGCTCGCGCTGGAGGTCACCGACCCCGCGTCGGTGGAGGCCGCGGCGGCGCAGGCCCAGGACGTCACTCTCGTGCTCAACAACGCCGGTGTCTCGGTCGGCGCGCACGCGTTCCTGGAAGCCCCCCTCGCCGACGTGCGGCGTGAGTTCGAGGTGAACTTCTTCGGCCCGCTGCTGGTCACCCGCGCCTTCGTCCCCGTCGTGGAGCGCAACGGCGGCGGACACCTCCTCAACGTCCACTCCGTGCTCTCCTGGCTCGGTGTCGCCGGTTCCTACAGCGCCACCAAGGCCGCGCTGTGGTCGCAGACCAACACCCTGCGTCTCGAACTGCGTTCACGCGGCATCGAGGTCACCGGACTGCACGTCGGCTACATCGACACCGACATGGTCTCCGGCGTCGACGCCCCGAAGTCGGCTCCCCGTGACGTCGCCGCGCTGGCACTGGACGGGGTGGAAGCCGGAGCGCACGAGGTCCTGGCGGACGACCTCACCCGCGACGTGAAGGCAAGGCTCTCGGGAGACCTGGCCGACCTGTACCCGCAGCTGGCCGACTAG
- a CDS encoding FMN-dependent NADH-azoreductase, which translates to MATLLHIDSSVFPAEASASRAVTEAFRTHWQEQHPAGTVVYRDLAAQPVPHITAAAHTAGFADPASHTPEQAAAFAERVKLIEELEQADAVLIGAPMYNFSIPSTLKAWLDNVVLIGRTAGETQSAKGTPVTVVASRGGAYGPGTPREGYEYVQNYLKAILGDGLGLDVDFIVPELTMAPQNPAMAELVPLYEASRDRAFEEAAEKAKQLAARLAA; encoded by the coding sequence ATGGCAACGCTGCTGCACATCGACTCGTCCGTGTTCCCCGCCGAGGCCTCGGCCTCGCGTGCCGTGACGGAGGCCTTCCGCACGCACTGGCAGGAGCAGCACCCCGCGGGCACGGTCGTCTACCGCGATCTCGCGGCGCAGCCCGTCCCGCACATCACGGCCGCCGCGCACACCGCCGGCTTCGCCGACCCCGCCTCGCACACGCCGGAGCAGGCCGCGGCCTTCGCCGAGCGCGTCAAGCTGATAGAGGAGCTGGAGCAGGCCGACGCCGTGCTGATCGGCGCCCCGATGTACAACTTCTCGATCCCCTCGACCCTCAAGGCCTGGCTGGACAACGTCGTCCTCATCGGCCGCACCGCGGGCGAGACCCAGTCCGCCAAGGGCACCCCGGTGACCGTCGTCGCCAGCCGGGGCGGGGCGTACGGGCCGGGCACCCCGCGCGAGGGGTACGAGTACGTGCAGAACTACCTCAAGGCCATACTCGGCGACGGTCTCGGCCTGGACGTCGACTTCATCGTCCCGGAGCTGACCATGGCCCCGCAGAACCCGGCGATGGCCGAACTGGTCCCGCTGTACGAGGCCTCCCGTGACCGCGCCTTCGAGGAGGCCGCCGAGAAGGCCAAGCAGCTCGCCGCGCGCCTCGCGGCCTGA